One window of the Penaeus vannamei isolate JL-2024 chromosome 31, ASM4276789v1, whole genome shotgun sequence genome contains the following:
- the LOC113805733 gene encoding uncharacterized protein: MLYDSKYASQVRKFLRDLKINDLEVTASTAIKGNAEAKTRAIDTILRNTDDLDRLFSYRRITTDILFDYLIKLKGKNRKIELSRKTKREEIISIIKGIWNENEDERQKPKKRPKLDPGKTSPHTQLDRSQVPHWSRPAPYKYLTEDNSMTQTQVWRKTSKFTSSSQTSVGSSTAITDKAKRKLPHQYH, translated from the exons ATGCTATACGATTCTAAATATGCGTCCCAAGTGCGGAAGTTCTTGCGAGACCTAAAAATTAATGACCTGGAAGTTACTGCATCAACTGCGATAAAGGGAAATGCCGAAGCGAAGACAa gGGCAATAGACACCATCCTAAGAAACACAGATGACCTGGACCGGTTGTTTTCTTATCGGCGAATAACAACTGATATACTGTTCGATTACCTCATcaaattaaaagggaaaaatagaaaaatagagctctcaaggaaaacaaaaagggaagaaattaTTTCAATCATTAAAGGTATCTGg aatgagaatgaggacgaaagacaaaaaccaaaaaag AGACCCAAGCTCGATCCCGGCAAAACATCACCTCATActcagctcgatcgcagccaagTACCGCATTGGAGTCGCCCAGCACCATACAAATATCTCACTGAGGACAACAGTATGACGCAGACGCAAGTTTGGCGTAAAACATCTAAGTTCACGTCGAGTTCACAAACATCAGTAGGATCGTCCACAGCAATAACAGACAAAGCCAAACGCAAGCTTCCGCATCAATACCAttga
- the LOC113823668 gene encoding uncharacterized protein C3orf38 homolog yields MLDKSKHASQVRRLLRILDADALKATVSTATKGKVEVTSEIAAIDVILKYTPDLEKLFSYQRITSDVLFKYLSQLQVKNKKIELTRRTKKHEMVSIIKGIWKKNAVESQTPKKNKKVDGAQKTKKIQEQRGIDMYFTNYIGHSLFGADLSSPSTSTSYEDSHN; encoded by the exons ATGCTTGACAAATCTAAACATGCGTCCCAAGTGCGGAGGCTTTTGCGGATCCTAGACGCAGATGCGCTGAAAGCTACTGTATCAACTGCGACGAAGGGCAAGGTTGAAGTGACTTCAGAGATAG CGGCAATAGACGTCATCCTGAAATACACACCTGACCTGGAGAAGTTGTTTTCTTATCAGCGAATAACATCTGATGTATTGTTTAAGTACCTCAGCCAATTgcaagtgaaaaataaaaaaatagagttgACAAGGAGAACAAAAAAGCATGAAATGGTTTCAATCATTAAAGGTATCTGG aAAAAGAATGCGGTTGAATCACAAACACCAAAGAAG aatAAGAAAGTGGATGGagcacaaaaaacaaagaag ATACAGGAGCAAAGAGGGATTGATATGTATTTTACAAATTATATAGGTCATTCATTATTTGGAGCAGATCTATCTTCACCAAGCACATCCACTTCATATGAggatagccacaactaa